In the genome of Plasmodium yoelii strain 17X genome assembly, chromosome: 14, one region contains:
- a CDS encoding protein AMR3, putative, with the protein MRWALNIFKLILIIFIEIPKYYEKFPFVLCNISYMNNNKTNGYNKMNKNVFTFLNVINNNYYKNVSKLYMTKKFKYKYKNSLEKRIRKGRIRNEINQKLKKKNSAYMVITEKLSKLDPDQVYFKYDKNILKEYENIKDIYKNRKLGRKFNQFDYWYSSNKKEAKYNYSRHVNFTITENNFNFKNVFSYFHILEVVHERFKNNAFYINGLQSFINKYYDPVTGKRIKSYDKIKEKIEMMKSNDNGNENDSKLKKSENIVSSKGDMSMNTIKKDSETNNEEKQRNDGIKSKKDIFEMIKENLNDFQCENTVNEDSSFKLFGSSTSCLLKKNGPIAYDIKNPFMKSKLSSKRRRYKERKLFDIINFKCKNRQERLMQTAVRKLAKRKLKNENYILDGMTPA; encoded by the coding sequence ATGAGATGggcattaaatatatttaaattaatattaataatttttatagagattccaaaatattatgaaaaatttcCTTTTGTTTTATGCAATATAAgttatatgaataataataagacaaatggatataataaaatgaataaaaacgTATTTACATTTTTGAATGTAatcaataataattattataaaaatgtttcaaAGTTATATATGactaaaaaatttaaatataagtataaGAATTCACTAGAAAAACGAATAAGAAAAGGGAGAATaagaaatgaaataaatcagaaattaaaaaaaaaaaatagtgcATACATGGTTATAACTGAAAAATTAAGTAAATTAGATCCAGATCaagtatattttaaatatgacaaaaatatattaaaagaatatgaaaatataaaagatatatataaaaatcgAAAATTAGGACGAAAGTTTAACCAGTTTGATTATTGGTATTCATCGAATAAAAAGGAAGCAAAGTATAATTATAGCAGACATGTTAATTTTACTATAACTGaaaacaattttaattttaaaaatgtattttcttattttcacattttaGAAGTAGTCCATGAGCGATTCAAAAACAACgctttttatataaatggtTTGCaatcttttataaataaatattatgatcCGGTTACAGGAAAACGAATTAAATCgtatgataaaattaaagaaaagaTAGAAATGATGAAGAGCAATGATAAtggaaatgaaaatgatagcAAGcttaaaaaaagtgaaaacaTAGTATCTTCTAAAGGTGATATGTCTATGAATACTATTAAGAAAGACAGTGAAacaaataatgaagaaaaacaAAGGAATGATGGAATTAAATCGAAAAAAGATATTTTTGAAATGATAAAAGAAAACTTAAATGATTTTCAATGTGAAAATACAGTTAATGAAGATTCTTCATTTAAACTATTTGGATCATCTACAAGTTgccttttaaaaaaaaatgggcCTATAGCATATGACATTAAAAATCCGTTTATGAAGTCAAAATTATCATCAAAAAGGAGGAGATATAAAGAAAGAAAACTTTttgatataattaattttaagtGTAAAAATAGACAAGAGCGTTTGATGCAAACCGCGGTAAGAAAACTTGCCAAAAGGAAACTCAAAAACGAAAATTATATACTGGACGGTATGACGCCTGCATAA
- a CDS encoding AP2 domain transcription factor, putative, with product MIFRYFHCMVNTHNFQGNKILSKQFLQNDLNRYKKNIVLTKVSNYMIKEGNIKQREQINNDQFKHKGCYKYTLSNNYFIYPKYNSLFVSGVFNNINNNVGSYYGNIFYKDKMFFSGRSGGLKRKKKRKDERVINTCSAKRLEFFYPKKKRRQRVGLIQNSRKNIVYDNVLKRFLVYYYKQGIQVFRSFSCKKKKNFESARNKAIILSKQYNKKYTRQKNPEKDNSKDHLIINNSTNLVVKHDYDIRKKVKIVPDKNKSGYRGVFYDSSHHAYICTYNEAGIRKYQIFKIQNNDYLEAYNLAVMCRRYKLFKNYQFVSQRNRVRSGRIHLK from the coding sequence atgattttTAGATATTTTCATTGTATGGTTAATACACATAATTTTcaaggaaataaaatattaagcaaacaatttttacaaaatgatCTAAacagatataaaaaaaacatagtCCTAACCAAGGTATCaaattatatgataaaagaagggaatataaaacaaagggaacaaataaataacgATCAATTCAAACATAAAGGTTGTTATAAGTATACCTTaagtaataattattttatttacccTAAGTATAATTCACTTTTTGTTAGTGGGGTTTTcaataacataaataataatgtagGCTCATATTATgggaatatattttataaggataaaatgttttttagTGGGCGAAGTGGAGgattaaaaagaaaaaaaaaaagaaaagatgAAAGAGTAATTAATACATGTTCTGCTAAAAGGTTAGAATTTTTttatccaaaaaaaaaaagaagacaACGTGTTGGTTTAATACAAAATAGCAGAAAAAATATAGTCTATGATAATGTATTAAAAAGATTTTTGGTTTACTATTACAAACAAGGTATTCAGGTTTTCCGAAGTTTTAgctgtaaaaaaaaaaaaaattttgaatcTGCTAGGAATAAAGCTATAATACTATCcaaacaatataataaaaaatatacaagaCAAAAAAATCCCGAAAAAGATAACAGTAAAGACCATTTGataattaataatagtaCTAATCTAGTTGTTAAGCATGATTATGATATTcgaaaaaaagtaaaaatcgttcctgataaaaataaaagtggaTATAGAGGAGTTTTTTACGATTCTTCGCaccatgcatatatatgcacTTATAATGAAGCGGGAATTAGAAAATaccaaatttttaaaatacaaaataatgatTATCTTGAAGCTTATAACTTAGCAGTCATGTGCAGAAGATACAagctttttaaaaattacCAATTTGTTTCCCAAAGGAATAGAGTACGTAGTGGACGAATACACCTAAAATGA
- a CDS encoding MCL1 domain-containing protein, putative → MEDLFFADINTTNFLSSYNNKLLLISGNKIKFYKYVEIKDVVRAQNTEIYSIKDIDKNEQIVYVSNSVIVKRNNKGIGTNDETNDDQNIESNSNTEQKYESGKKTKTCYACIAFEQGNVWLCSEDESNKLFIYEKLIYRKICDIIKIELFLSNNNINALMLYKDYNLILYNEKMKNTIKIPIQQYVYNFCLSHNYQNLAIFNHADIYIYDLFKHVHSLNEQNELNNNAPLENGSNENTTNQNTTSAQSTADHKNYVEIKDIFNLSKNYKNPLNCDWHPKNHCIALCGDKKVRYLTIYNYNVYDFSGPEIHQSFINTTKFITILDNITLLASLSCSDYLLCIWEFELEHCLYKFKSDYLISHFDMFYYNNYLHASLLAQKKHLANLKIMDSDILKKIESNDSDKESDIFQNDIEKSSNLGQDTQYQSNGYNKNQEGKHQSNNNDENLFGDNKKGYSNSHSVDLRRKSNNYSNIEDEYNNNNSNKKKRKKKHILDDDKSQDSSSNDHLHKKIAKNKRESTFEKNKREDDPVEYYENKNIHNNKIKIKNNAQKNEENAYNSDNSDKSSTRNKHLDNHSNISNTNEEAIYNSKKYNLQDFINKNKDVILNNKHDDTHMEDVNYLFNNEEEQENPTAFNSYVKYKFDQLRELKTQVDLLQKQVMSLTKINLYDFIVLSPGLCEEPENINDQWCMFWNDIGHITKKKEGNKTYIYIFLFRGEEVGKKKITDMYNVTSASLSAYGFALASNPYEKSQLKTNSILTFHNLKDNVIWNKYLPNDELIKGVANGNNFVAIVTSSNFLRIYSVYGYIINTILLKGIPVAISAYEHLLFIITCPYIFENVTSYNINNTYNCTLYKIHENFTNIKSNKYNTYHITILYEDILSLPSCQYLNWINMSNFGVPYIKDTSNYIYGLYPLFKKNNNIVYDWVPVFDMNNLNSPEPVKNNTSLEQNQENNELKKNENSNNDDQIENEAEAVNKCSYYPLYFDNYEQISVIKLNRNETEPRSNIIESCLGYNVEKKYIVMNECNLIKYDKFVKLLQTNPNLSLDDDSKNNESANLPWEQYDELRSRIDIYCKQLFANIYYDYMNDGKNKTANDTLKSFNKLYDKWVMRMFALLKNHTKNQKLAVKTSRLFKNIKNMMLSISLVDDEYSTLHSEITNEYLKRQIDDENYKKYEENLNYEDDYKDEDQKRKEIYEKHYNNHNISENETKYNTAIKPTTQIYSTHSIKNNNNNNNIENKDKKDNRFLDKFFTGVTKNISVDNLFTQEKKNTQIKKKNTLENFFTELKEN, encoded by the coding sequence ATGGAAGATTTGTTTTTCGCTGATATTAACACTACAAACTTTTTAAGTAGTTACAACAATAAATTACTATTAATTAGTGGcaacaaaattaaattttacaAATATGTGGAAATAAAAGATGTAGTAAGAGCACAAAATACAGAAATATACAGCATAAAGGACattgataaaaatgagcAAATTGTTTATGTTTCAAATAGTGTAATAgtaaaaagaaataataaaggCATTGGTACAAATGATGAAACTAATGATGACCAAAATATAGAATCCAATTCAAATACAGAACAAAAATATGAATCTGGTAAAAAAACGAAAACTTGCTATGCTTGCATTGCATTTGAGCAAGGAAATGTATGGCTTTGCTCAGAAGATGAatcaaacaaattatttatatatgaaaaattaatatatcgAAAAATATGTGATATAATCAAAATTGAATTATTCctttcaaataataatattaatgctTTAATGCTATATAAAGactataatttaatattatataatgaaaaaatgaaaaacacCATTAAAATTCCTATTCAGCAATATGTGTACAATTTTTGCTTAAGTCATAATTATCAAAATCTTGCAATTTTTAATCATgcagatatatatatttacgaTCTTTTTAAACATGTACATTCCTTGAACGAACAAAACGAGCTTAACAATAACGCACCTCTAGAAAATGGAAGTAATGAAAATACAACAAACCAAAATACTACAAGTGCACAAAGCACCGCtgatcataaaaattatgttgAAATTAAAGACATTTTTAATCtatcaaaaaattataaaaatccaCTAAATTGTGATTGGCATCCAAAAAATCATTGCATAGCCTTGTGTGGAGACAAAAAAGTTAGATATTtaacaatatataattataatgtttATGATTTTTCAGGACCAGAAATACATCAatcatttattaatacaACCAAATTTATTACAATCTTAGATAATATTACTTTGTTAGCTTCCTTAAGTTGTAGCGATTATCTTCTTTGTATTTGGGAATTTGAATTGGAACActgtttatataaatttaaaagtGATTATTTGATATCTCATTTTgacatgttttattataataattatttacatGCATCGCTACTAGcacaaaaaaaacatttagcaaatttaaaaataatggatagtgatattttaaaaaaaatagaatctAACGATTCAGATAAAGAAAGtgatatttttcaaaatgaCATCGAGAAATCCTCAAATTTGGGTCAAGACACACAATATCAATCAAATGGTTATAACAAAAATCAGGAAGGAAAACACCAATCCAACAACAATGATGAAAATCTCTTtggtgataataaaaaaggcTATAGCAATTCTCACTCAGTGGATTTACGTAGaaaatcaaataattatAGTAATATTGAAGATgagtataataataataatagtaataaaaaaaagagaaaaaaaaaacatattttggATGATGATAAAAGCCAAGATTCTTCTTCTAACGATCATTTACACaaaaaaattgcaaaaaATAAGAGAGAAAGCACttttgaaaaaaacaaaagagAAGATGACCCAGTCgaatattatgaaaataaaaatattcataataataaaattaaaatcaaAAACAATGcccaaaaaaatgaagaaaacgCTTATAATAGTGATAACTCAGATAAATCTAGTACACGCAATAAACATCTAGACAATCATAGCAATATTAGCAACACAAATGAAGAAGCTATATACAATTCgaagaaatataatttacaagattttataaataaaaacaaagatGTTATACTAAATAATAAGCACGATGACACTCATATGGAAGATGTGAATTACTTATTCAATAATGAAGAAGAACAAGAAAATCCAACAGCTTTTAATAGTTATGTTAAGTATAAATTTGATCAATTGCGAGAATTAAAAACCCAAGTAGATTTATTGCAAAAGCAAGTGATGAGTCTAACAAAAATTAACTTATATGATTTTATCGTTTTATCTCCTGGATTATGTGAAGAAcctgaaaatataaatgaccAATGGTGTATGTTTTGGAACGATATTGGacatataacaaaaaaaaaagagggcaataaaacttatatatatatttttttatttagagGTGAAGAagtaggaaaaaaaaaaattacagaTATGTATAATGTTACATCGGCCTCTTTAAGTGCATATGGATTTGCTTTAGCTTCAAATCCTTATGAAAAATCTcaattaaaaacaaatagtATATTAACATTTCATAATTTAAAGGATAATGTTATATGGAATAAGTATTTGCCAAATGACGAGCTAATAAAAGGTGTAGcaaatggaaataattttgttGCAATAGTTACATCAAGCAATTTTCTTAGAATATATTCAGTATAcggttatattattaatacaattttattaaaaggtATACCTGTAGCTATCAGTGCATATGAACATTTACTTTTTATAATTACTTGtccatatatttttgaaaacgTTACTAgctataatataaataacacaTATAATTGTACACTTTATAAGATACATGaaaattttacaaatattaaatcaaataaatataatacatatcaTATAACAATCTTGTATGAAGATATTTTATCCCTACCATCTTGCCAATATTTAAATTGGATAAATATGTCAAACTTTGGTGTACCATATATAAAAGATACatcaaattatatttatggaCTATAcccattatttaaaaaaaataataatattgtcTATGATTGGGTTCCCGTATTTGATatgaataatttaaattcacCTGAACCAGTAAAAAACAATACTTCACTTGAGCAAAATcaagaaaataatgaattaaagAAAAACGAAAATTCTAACAATGACGATCAGATTGAAAACGAAGCCGAAGCAGTCAATAAATGCAGTTATTAtcctttatattttgataactATGAACAAATATCAgttattaaattaaatagaAATGAAACAGAACCTAGATCAAATATAATAGAAAGTTGCTTAGGGTATaatgtagaaaaaaaatacattgtTATGAATGAATGTAACttgataaaatatgataaatttgtaaaattattacaAACAAATCCAAATTTATCACTAGATGATGATTCGAAAAATAATGAATCTGCTAACCTACCTTGGGAGCAATATGATGAACTTAGATCTCGAATTGATATTTATTGTAAACAATTATTtgctaatatatattatgattatatgaatgatggaaaaaataaaactgcTAATGATACACTAAAATcctttaataaattatatgacaAATGGGTTATGCGTATGTTTGCTTTGCTTAAAAATCATACAAAGAATCAAAAACTAGCTGTCAAAACATCAaggttatttaaaaatattaaaaacatGATGCTTTCTATAAGTTTAGTAGATGATGAGTACAGCACATTACATAGTGAAATTACAAAcgaatatttaaaaagacaaattgatgatgaaaattataaaaaatatgaagaaaATTTAAACTATGAAGATGATTATAAAGATGAAGATCAAAAACGAAAGGAAATATACGAAAAACATTACAATAATCACAATATTTCagaaaatgaaacaaaatataatactgCTATAAAGCCAACTACTCAAATATATAGTACCCatagtattaaaaataataataataataataatatagaaaataaggATAAAAAAGATAACCGTTTCTTAGATAAATTCTTTACCGGAGTCACCAAAAATATAAGTGTTGATAATCTTTTCAcacaagaaaaaaaaaatacacaaattaaaaaaaaaaacacctTAGAAAATTTCTTCACTGAATTGAAGGAAAACTGA